In Desulfovibrio sp. 86, the following proteins share a genomic window:
- a CDS encoding amino acid ABC transporter permease, with the protein MDSLLVVYNALPSILGGGLVTIGNVTISLAMGLVLGVPLAVAQVYGGPWLRRMVALYVWFFRGVPILVLLFLCYGFFISLGLPADPFMICCFVLGCTSTAYQSQIFRGAIESLPQGQLNAARALGMGEGTGICSIILPQAMRLSIPGWANEFSILLKDSAICYVLGTQDIMARTSFVAARTHEHLALYAAAGCIYFLLTLVVLKLLRRLEDKVHVPGYSSGMSMEGMGVG; encoded by the coding sequence ATGGATTCACTTCTTGTAGTTTATAACGCTCTTCCCTCCATACTGGGCGGCGGTCTGGTCACAATTGGCAATGTGACCATTTCTCTGGCCATGGGGCTCGTGCTCGGCGTGCCTCTGGCTGTCGCGCAGGTATACGGCGGCCCCTGGCTGCGCCGGATGGTGGCGCTGTATGTATGGTTTTTCCGTGGCGTGCCCATACTTGTGCTGCTCTTTCTGTGCTACGGATTCTTCATCAGCCTGGGCCTTCCCGCAGATCCTTTTATGATCTGCTGTTTTGTGCTCGGCTGTACCAGCACGGCCTACCAGTCCCAGATTTTTCGCGGCGCCATTGAAAGCCTGCCCCAGGGACAACTTAACGCGGCCCGCGCGCTTGGCATGGGCGAAGGCACGGGCATTTGCAGCATCATCCTGCCCCAGGCCATGCGCCTTTCTATACCCGGATGGGCCAACGAGTTTTCCATCCTGCTCAAGGATTCGGCCATCTGCTACGTTCTCGGCACGCAGGATATCATGGCCAGAACGTCCTTCGTAGCCGCGCGCACGCACGAACATCTGGCCCTTTACGCGGCGGCGGGCTGCATTTATTTTCTGCTGACACTGGTGGTGCTCAAGCTTTTGCGCCGCCTGGAAGACAAAGTCCATGTGCCGGGCTATTCCTCAGGAATGAGCATGGAAGGCATGGGTGTGGGATAA
- a CDS encoding amino acid ABC transporter ATP-binding protein — translation MNVDEQAILRVEGISKMLGGKPILNDCSLSVRRSELKVLIGPSGAGKSTLLQSINCLIPPDTGDIYLEGQRLDRTNKPALCAFRAQVGMIFQDFNLFDHLTAEENVAIALRKVRGMSHKDAKARAHDELARVGLARRALLYPAQLSGGQKQRVAMARALAMDPKVILLDEPTSALDPELVGEVLAVIRDLADGGMTMIMATHQMDFARALATEIIFMEQGRLIEQGAPEVLLAEGSTTRTRDFCQRLLEMGG, via the coding sequence ATGAATGTGGACGAACAAGCTATTCTGCGCGTTGAGGGCATCTCGAAGATGCTGGGCGGCAAGCCCATTCTGAACGACTGCAGCCTCTCGGTGCGCCGCAGCGAACTCAAGGTGCTCATCGGGCCTTCAGGCGCGGGTAAAAGCACCCTGCTGCAGAGCATCAACTGCCTCATCCCGCCCGACACGGGCGACATCTACCTTGAGGGGCAGCGGCTCGACCGCACCAACAAACCTGCCCTGTGCGCCTTTCGCGCCCAGGTAGGCATGATCTTTCAGGATTTCAACCTGTTTGACCACCTCACGGCTGAAGAAAACGTGGCCATAGCCCTGCGCAAGGTGCGCGGCATGAGCCACAAGGACGCCAAGGCCCGCGCGCACGACGAACTCGCCCGCGTCGGCCTTGCACGCCGCGCCCTGCTCTATCCCGCGCAGCTCTCGGGCGGCCAGAAACAGCGTGTGGCCATGGCCCGCGCTCTGGCCATGGACCCCAAGGTCATTTTGCTGGACGAGCCCACCTCGGCCCTGGACCCCGAACTGGTGGGCGAAGTGCTGGCCGTCATACGTGACCTTGCCGACGGCGGGATGACCATGATCATGGCCACCCATCAGATGGATTTTGCCCGCGCCCTGGCCACGGAAATCATCTTTATGGAGCAAGGCAGGCTTATCGAACAGGGTGCGCCCGAGGTGCTCCTGGCCGAAGGCTCCACCACGCGCACGCGCGACTTCTGCCAACGCCTGCTGGAGATGGGGGGCTAG
- a CDS encoding amino acid ABC transporter permease — protein MLDTAFFGNELIPALNRGLLVSLALIIPAGSLGFVGGVLLGCARSFGPRWLRRMGDWFTAIVRGVPLVVQLMMIYYALPKLGIFFPPYGAALTSFTLCTAAYQSEYVRGALLSIRQGQIRAAEALGFSTWQTVAWIIIPQAARRALPGCGNEIIYLIKYSSLAYLVTCMELMGEGKVVASDTFRFTEVFVTVGAYYLGMVTLATFFLRWLEHRFHVPGFGAR, from the coding sequence GTGCTGGACACGGCCTTTTTCGGCAATGAGCTCATCCCTGCCCTCAACAGGGGCCTGCTCGTTTCCCTGGCTCTCATCATCCCCGCTGGTAGCCTGGGGTTTGTGGGCGGGGTGCTTCTCGGCTGCGCCCGCTCTTTCGGCCCGCGCTGGCTGCGCCGCATGGGCGACTGGTTTACGGCCATAGTACGCGGCGTGCCCTTGGTCGTGCAGCTGATGATGATCTACTACGCCCTGCCCAAACTCGGCATATTCTTTCCGCCCTATGGGGCCGCGCTCACAAGTTTTACCCTGTGCACCGCAGCCTACCAGAGTGAATATGTGCGCGGGGCGCTGCTTTCCATCCGCCAGGGACAGATCCGCGCCGCCGAGGCGCTGGGGTTCAGCACATGGCAGACCGTGGCCTGGATCATCATTCCCCAGGCCGCCCGCCGCGCCCTGCCTGGCTGCGGCAACGAAATCATCTACCTCATCAAGTACAGCTCCCTGGCCTACCTCGTCACCTGTATGGAACTTATGGGCGAAGGCAAGGTCGTGGCCTCGGACACCTTCCGCTTTACCGAGGTTTTTGTCACGGTTGGAGCCTATTATCTCGGCATGGTCACTCTGGCCACCTTCTTTCTGCGCTGGCTTGAACACCGCTTCCACGTGCCGGGCTTTGGCGCGCGCTGA
- the ilvA gene encoding threonine ammonia-lyase, biosynthetic, with protein MQKHSEYLNRILLSRVYDVAVETPLDEAKTLSRRLGNRILLKREDHQPVFSFKLRGAYNKMARLSPEDLRRGVIAASAGNHAQGVALAARRLGCEATIVMPVTTPAIKVDAVRRLGGQVVLSGESFSDAWQHTLDLIKESGCIYIPPFDDPDVIAGQGTIGMEILRQHPGDIHAVFVPIGGGGLAAGVAAYIKNLRPEIRVIGVEPVDSDAMRRSVMAGHRVELHDVGLFADGVAVKLVGEHTFALCRDLLDDIIVVSTDAICGAIKDIFEDTRLVAEPAGALALAGLRAYAAESGLRDATLVAVVSGANMNFDRLSHVVDRSEIGAHREALLAVTIPETVGSFRALCASFGSRNITELCTRFSDPEKARVLVGIKVSGSDDVAEVLTELRSKGFEAIDLTDNELVKMHLRHLVGGNAPQILHERLLRFTFPERPGALLDFMDAMRVDFSITLFQYRYHGADFGRVLVGFEAPEEKREAFEDFLQRVERMGYPHVEETDNSAYKMFLGWHEG; from the coding sequence ATGCAAAAGCACAGCGAGTACCTGAACCGCATACTGTTGAGCCGCGTCTACGACGTGGCGGTGGAAACTCCCCTTGATGAAGCCAAAACCCTTTCCCGGCGTCTTGGCAACCGAATTTTGCTCAAGCGCGAGGACCACCAGCCTGTTTTCTCCTTCAAGCTGCGCGGCGCATACAACAAGATGGCCCGCCTGTCGCCGGAGGATCTGCGGCGCGGCGTTATTGCCGCCTCGGCAGGAAACCATGCCCAGGGCGTGGCTCTTGCGGCCCGCCGCCTCGGTTGCGAAGCCACCATCGTCATGCCCGTAACCACGCCCGCCATCAAGGTGGACGCGGTACGCCGTCTTGGCGGACAGGTGGTGCTCTCGGGCGAGTCTTTCAGTGATGCCTGGCAGCACACGCTTGATCTCATCAAGGAGAGCGGCTGCATTTATATTCCGCCGTTTGACGACCCCGACGTCATCGCAGGACAGGGCACCATTGGCATGGAAATTCTGCGCCAGCATCCCGGCGACATCCATGCCGTGTTTGTTCCCATCGGCGGCGGCGGCCTGGCGGCTGGCGTGGCCGCCTACATCAAGAACCTGCGCCCGGAAATCCGGGTCATCGGTGTGGAGCCTGTGGACTCCGACGCCATGCGTCGTTCCGTCATGGCCGGACACAGGGTCGAACTGCACGATGTGGGCCTTTTTGCCGACGGTGTGGCCGTAAAGCTTGTGGGCGAGCATACCTTTGCCCTGTGCCGCGATCTTCTGGACGACATCATTGTGGTGAGTACCGATGCCATCTGCGGCGCCATAAAGGATATTTTTGAGGACACGCGCCTGGTGGCCGAACCGGCAGGCGCCCTGGCCCTGGCTGGCCTGCGCGCCTATGCGGCGGAGAGCGGCCTGCGCGACGCCACCCTTGTGGCCGTGGTCAGCGGCGCCAACATGAACTTTGACCGGCTGAGCCACGTGGTTGACCGTTCCGAAATCGGCGCGCACCGCGAGGCCCTTCTGGCAGTGACCATTCCCGAGACCGTGGGCAGCTTCCGCGCGCTGTGCGCCTCGTTCGGCAGCCGCAACATCACCGAACTGTGCACCCGCTTTTCTGATCCGGAAAAAGCGCGTGTGCTGGTGGGCATCAAGGTCAGCGGGAGCGACGATGTGGCCGAAGTCCTGACTGAACTGCGCAGCAAGGGCTTTGAAGCCATTGATCTCACGGACAACGAACTGGTCAAGATGCATCTGCGGCACCTGGTGGGCGGCAATGCGCCCCAGATCCTGCACGAGCGGCTGCTGCGCTTTACCTTTCCTGAGCGGCCCGGCGCGTTGCTGGACTTTATGGACGCCATGCGCGTGGATTTCAGCATCACCCTGTTCCAGTACCGCTATCACGGCGCGGATTTCGGCCGGGTGCTGGTGGGTTTTGAGGCCCCGGAAGAAAAGCGTGAGGCATTTGAGGACTTTTTGCAGCGTGTGGAGCGCATGGGCTACCCCCATGTGGAAGAGACGGACAACTCCGCCTACAAGATGTTTCTGGGGTGGCACGAAGGTTAG
- a CDS encoding class I SAM-dependent methyltransferase, whose amino-acid sequence MSSEHPHNEDKSLQAYQPHITVRAAGRLWQLSRAADLEQLWEAMTADSRDFEDERLPYWTELWPSSVALASWLQDRKEEIAGQDCLDLGCGLGLTAMVGQWLGARVTAMDYEEQALYFAARNAKINDVPQPLWAVMDWRSPALKAGSMHRVWGGDIMYEKRFVAPVLRFLHHALAPNGAAWVAEPGRSVYETFLHALQSGGWQGRRVYGQKVEALYAQPVPVTVQVWEIRRG is encoded by the coding sequence ATGTCATCAGAACATCCGCACAATGAAGATAAAAGTCTCCAGGCATATCAGCCGCACATAACAGTGCGCGCCGCCGGACGGCTGTGGCAGCTCAGCCGCGCCGCCGACCTTGAACAGCTTTGGGAGGCCATGACCGCCGACTCCCGTGACTTCGAGGATGAGCGCCTGCCCTACTGGACGGAGCTCTGGCCCTCCAGCGTGGCTTTGGCTTCCTGGCTTCAGGACCGCAAAGAAGAAATCGCGGGGCAGGATTGCCTTGACCTTGGCTGCGGCCTGGGGCTCACGGCCATGGTCGGCCAATGGCTTGGCGCGCGCGTGACCGCTATGGACTATGAAGAACAAGCCCTGTACTTTGCCGCGCGCAACGCCAAAATCAATGACGTTCCCCAGCCCCTGTGGGCTGTTATGGACTGGCGGAGTCCGGCCCTGAAGGCCGGAAGCATGCACCGCGTCTGGGGCGGCGACATCATGTATGAAAAGCGCTTTGTGGCCCCGGTTCTGCGTTTTTTACACCACGCGCTCGCGCCGAACGGTGCGGCCTGGGTGGCCGAACCGGGCCGCTCCGTATACGAAACCTTTCTGCACGCCCTGCAAAGCGGCGGCTGGCAGGGCAGGCGCGTATACGGCCAGAAAGTGGAAGCCCTTTACGCCCAGCCCGTGCCTGTCACCGTGCAGGTATGGGAAATCCGCCGCGGCTGA
- the nikR gene encoding nickel-responsive transcriptional regulator NikR, which produces MGNLARFGVSLDEDLLEPFDELCRRKSYPNRSEAIRDLIRKALVEEKWNSDACGAGTLTLVYDHHKNDLSRRLMQIQHDDHDLIVTTLHVHLDHYNCLEVLVLKGEPNRMRALADKLIACRGVKHGTFTGTTTGEDLA; this is translated from the coding sequence ATGGGAAATCTGGCACGCTTTGGGGTTTCGCTGGATGAAGACCTGCTGGAACCTTTTGACGAACTTTGCCGCCGCAAAAGCTATCCCAACCGTTCAGAGGCCATACGCGACCTCATCCGCAAGGCTCTGGTGGAAGAAAAGTGGAACAGCGACGCCTGTGGCGCGGGCACGTTGACCCTTGTTTACGATCATCACAAAAACGACCTTTCGCGTCGTCTCATGCAGATACAGCACGACGATCACGATTTGATAGTCACCACGCTGCATGTGCACCTTGACCATTACAACTGCCTTGAGGTTCTGGTGCTCAAAGGGGAGCCCAACCGCATGCGCGCCCTGGCCGACAAGCTCATCGCCTGCCGCGGCGTCAAGCACGGCACCTTTACCGGCACGACCACAGGAGAGGACCTGGCATAA
- the folE2 gene encoding GTP cyclohydrolase FolE2: MEDVQSHAPLVALNIDRVGVRELRLPLLVRDRTKGTQQTVASVDLGVDLPSAFKGTHMSRFVETLEEWNAEISYQSVRRLLLDIKQRLEARRAYARFCFPYFIKKCAPASGIPALVSYQCRLTGELDDEGQHFCLEVDVPVMTVCPCSKAISDEGAHSQRAMVRMSLRMKVFSWLEDFIDIAEASGSSAVYTLLKREDEKFVTEHAFAHPTFVEDVVRNVAQRLSEHGQVEWFSVEVESMESIHNHNAFARIERCMSD, translated from the coding sequence ATGGAAGACGTGCAAAGCCATGCCCCGCTGGTGGCCCTGAACATAGACCGCGTGGGGGTGCGCGAGCTTCGCCTGCCCCTGCTGGTGCGCGACCGTACCAAGGGCACGCAGCAGACTGTTGCCAGCGTGGATCTTGGCGTGGATCTGCCCTCCGCATTCAAGGGCACCCACATGAGCCGCTTTGTTGAGACCCTGGAAGAATGGAACGCTGAAATAAGCTATCAGTCGGTGCGCCGACTGTTGCTGGACATCAAGCAACGCCTTGAGGCCAGACGGGCCTATGCGCGTTTCTGCTTCCCCTATTTCATAAAAAAATGCGCTCCGGCGTCGGGCATCCCGGCCCTGGTCAGCTATCAGTGCCGCCTCACCGGAGAACTGGACGATGAGGGCCAGCACTTCTGCCTTGAGGTTGACGTGCCGGTCATGACCGTCTGCCCCTGCTCCAAGGCCATCAGCGACGAAGGCGCGCACAGCCAGCGGGCAATGGTGCGCATGAGCCTGCGCATGAAGGTTTTTTCATGGCTTGAAGATTTTATCGACATAGCCGAAGCCTCCGGTTCGTCAGCCGTGTACACCCTGCTCAAGCGCGAGGATGAAAAATTCGTCACCGAGCATGCCTTTGCCCATCCCACTTTTGTGGAGGACGTGGTGCGCAATGTGGCGCAGCGGCTTTCGGAGCATGGACAGGTCGAATGGTTCAGTGTTGAGGTGGAAAGTATGGAGTCAATCCATAACCACAATGCTTTCGCCAGGATAGAGCGGTGCATGAGCGACTAG
- a CDS encoding flagellar basal body rod C-terminal domain-containing protein translates to MSSISTSMQLGASAMNTHSWGMAVASHNVANVSTAGFEPQRAVYATGPAGQGVRLDAVLQGGVPSGPGGTSFSAAQAVYDVTSGLPLEAASPSGTDLGREMVAMITTQHAYKANAAVVHTGDAMLGTLLDIKA, encoded by the coding sequence ATGAGCAGTATCAGCACCAGCATGCAATTGGGCGCATCAGCCATGAACACCCATTCCTGGGGGATGGCTGTGGCGTCTCATAACGTGGCCAATGTCAGCACAGCTGGCTTTGAACCGCAGCGTGCCGTCTATGCTACCGGCCCTGCGGGACAGGGAGTACGCCTTGATGCAGTGCTTCAGGGCGGCGTTCCTTCTGGCCCCGGCGGCACGTCATTCAGCGCGGCCCAAGCCGTTTATGACGTGACCTCAGGCCTGCCCCTTGAGGCTGCAAGCCCCAGCGGCACGGACCTCGGCCGTGAAATGGTTGCAATGATCACCACCCAGCACGCGTATAAGGCCAATGCAGCGGTCGTTCACACCGGTGACGCCATGCTTGGCACCTTGCTGGATATCAAGGCCTAG
- a CDS encoding C40 family peptidase: MGKCLKLCVLMLACMLAFGCASKNGSRDNGINTPHAERFRRSYEAAFDSNQQESSQQLLRKARSAIGTPYVRGGTTPDGFDCSGFVCWTYKSVGVQLPRTAREQSVIGQRINNVDEMRAGDIVAFRHPRRGYHTGIYVGDGKFIHSPHKRTRVRINSLDDPYFKSTFLGARRIKVEGGETMIAQAESRLNDFTEERVVRELSRDKKKAGKTSARDAKRDAKRDDNRDDGRSKKKDKVVQVASNDKKSGATSRQQTSALEKSSKASGSEKSSKASSSEKSSKSSASEKSSKASSSEKSSKASAQASSSKSSAQASSGKSSAQAGSGKSSAQATSSKGSADKDKASKSSKPSSQKAETKKSESKKSAPDKVATKAEPKSKKDQPKGKGDNS, translated from the coding sequence ATGGGAAAATGTCTTAAACTATGCGTGTTGATGTTGGCCTGCATGCTGGCTTTCGGCTGCGCCTCCAAAAACGGCTCGCGAGATAATGGCATCAATACCCCGCATGCGGAGCGGTTCCGCCGCTCTTATGAAGCTGCTTTTGACTCCAACCAACAAGAATCCAGCCAACAGTTGCTGCGCAAGGCCAGATCCGCCATCGGCACCCCTTATGTGCGCGGAGGAACGACCCCGGACGGTTTCGACTGTTCGGGTTTTGTCTGCTGGACGTATAAAAGCGTTGGCGTGCAATTGCCCCGCACTGCCCGTGAACAGTCCGTCATCGGGCAACGCATCAACAATGTGGACGAAATGCGTGCAGGGGACATCGTGGCCTTCCGTCATCCCCGCCGCGGCTATCATACCGGCATCTACGTCGGCGACGGCAAATTCATCCACAGTCCCCACAAGCGTACACGCGTGCGCATCAATTCCCTTGACGATCCCTACTTCAAGAGCACCTTTCTTGGAGCGCGCCGCATAAAGGTTGAGGGCGGCGAAACCATGATCGCCCAGGCAGAAAGCCGCCTCAACGACTTTACGGAAGAACGGGTGGTGCGCGAACTGTCCCGCGACAAGAAAAAGGCTGGCAAAACAAGCGCGCGCGACGCCAAACGCGACGCCAAACGCGATGACAATCGTGATGACGGCAGGAGCAAGAAAAAGGACAAGGTCGTGCAGGTCGCCAGCAACGATAAAAAAAGCGGCGCTACCTCACGGCAGCAGACCTCCGCTCTGGAAAAATCCAGCAAAGCTTCTGGCTCTGAAAAGTCCAGCAAAGCTTCAAGCTCGGAAAAATCCAGCAAGTCTTCAGCTTCGGAGAAATCTAGCAAGGCTTCAAGCTCGGAGAAATCCAGCAAGGCTTCTGCCCAGGCCAGTTCAAGCAAGTCCAGCGCCCAGGCCAGTTCTGGCAAGTCTTCCGCACAAGCCGGTTCGGGCAAGTCCAGCGCTCAGGCAACGTCAAGCAAGGGTTCGGCAGACAAAGACAAGGCCTCAAAATCTTCCAAGCCTTCCAGCCAGAAAGCCGAAACCAAAAAAAGCGAAAGCAAAAAGTCTGCTCCTGACAAGGTGGCTACCAAGGCCGAACCCAAGAGCAAAAAAGACCAGCCCAAGGGCAAGGGCGACAATTCTTAA
- the gluQRS gene encoding tRNA glutamyl-Q(34) synthetase GluQRS: MHQSSRPCGRLAPSPTGHIHMGNAWAFLLAWLAARSQGGRLILRLEDIDPQRSRPEYASALLEDLHWLGLDWDYGPDVGGPCGPYVQSERGSIYDGVLAQLAKAGATYPCFCTRKELRQLAAAPHVDDAGAPYPGTCRNLDEGRIEALIRSGRRASIRLRCPEAPISFTDLLLGPQTIFLTDCGGDFALRRSDGVVAYQLAVAVDDALMGVTQVVRGRDILSSTPRQIALLQLLGYGAPPYAHVPLLLDEEGERLAKRHNSLSLRYLREQGVDPRRIVGLLGMLAGLETSARAVSPAELLPAFDWSRLPRQDVRLRNSHLRDLL; encoded by the coding sequence ATGCACCAATCATCGCGCCCATGCGGCAGGCTTGCGCCAAGCCCTACCGGCCACATCCATATGGGCAATGCCTGGGCCTTTTTGCTGGCCTGGCTGGCTGCGCGGTCGCAAGGCGGGCGGCTGATTCTGCGTCTTGAAGACATAGACCCGCAGCGGTCACGGCCCGAGTATGCGTCCGCCCTTCTGGAGGACCTGCATTGGCTTGGGCTGGATTGGGATTATGGCCCCGATGTGGGTGGGCCTTGCGGCCCATACGTGCAGAGCGAACGCGGATCAATATATGACGGGGTTCTGGCGCAGCTGGCAAAGGCGGGAGCGACCTACCCCTGCTTTTGCACCCGCAAGGAATTGCGCCAGCTTGCTGCGGCCCCGCATGTTGACGACGCGGGCGCGCCCTACCCTGGGACCTGCCGCAATCTGGATGAAGGACGCATTGAGGCGCTGATCCGCAGCGGACGTCGCGCCAGCATACGCCTGCGCTGCCCGGAAGCTCCCATATCTTTCACCGACCTGCTGCTTGGGCCGCAAACCATTTTTCTTACCGACTGCGGGGGCGATTTCGCGCTGCGCCGCTCTGACGGCGTTGTGGCGTATCAGCTTGCCGTCGCTGTTGATGACGCTCTCATGGGCGTGACGCAGGTCGTGCGTGGGAGAGACATCCTGTCCTCCACGCCACGCCAGATTGCGCTTCTTCAGCTCTTGGGCTATGGTGCGCCTCCTTACGCCCATGTGCCTCTGCTTCTTGACGAAGAAGGAGAGCGTCTGGCCAAGCGCCACAACAGCCTGTCTCTGCGGTATCTGCGGGAACAGGGGGTTGATCCGCGCCGTATCGTGGGCTTGCTTGGCATGTTGGCCGGTCTTGAAACTTCCGCGCGCGCCGTCAGCCCGGCGGAGCTTTTGCCAGCCTTTGACTGGAGCCGTCTGCCAAGGCAGGACGTACGACTGCGAAACAGTCATCTGCGTGATCTGCTGTAA
- a CDS encoding GntR family transcriptional regulator: protein MIAPANAENQLEHALLQGRWTLFERLPAERHLAEELGVSRATLRTALSTLVGKGILETRRSKGTFVRALPCNPNAASLADSLKAMRIVMTPLLAAASGSYAPSVMLKLERHLPSIGMALHSGDMRLLAQHHLRFFSILLQAISNDCLAQAGAVTLPDACALARLLQECSQPRLEEIFKHLARTLHGLRHADSQACASSVSAYVTCLLQCLGEDE from the coding sequence GTGATCGCGCCAGCAAACGCTGAAAACCAGTTGGAACACGCCCTGTTGCAGGGGCGCTGGACGCTCTTTGAGCGGTTGCCCGCCGAACGGCACCTGGCCGAAGAACTGGGCGTCAGCCGCGCAACGCTGCGCACCGCCCTGAGCACCCTGGTGGGCAAGGGAATTCTTGAAACGCGCCGCAGCAAGGGCACCTTTGTGCGCGCCCTCCCCTGCAACCCCAACGCAGCCAGCCTGGCCGACAGTCTGAAAGCCATGCGTATAGTCATGACGCCCCTGCTTGCCGCGGCCTCAGGTTCATATGCGCCTTCTGTCATGCTGAAGCTCGAACGCCACCTGCCTTCCATTGGCATGGCGCTTCACAGTGGCGACATGCGCCTTCTGGCGCAGCATCACCTGCGGTTTTTCTCCATACTTTTGCAGGCAATCAGCAACGACTGCCTTGCTCAGGCAGGAGCGGTCACCCTGCCCGATGCCTGCGCCCTTGCCCGGCTGTTGCAGGAATGCAGCCAGCCCCGGCTTGAGGAAATATTCAAGCATCTTGCCCGCACCCTGCATGGCCTGCGGCATGCGGACTCACAAGCCTGCGCTTCTTCTGTATCGGCCTATGTCACCTGCCTTTTGCAGTGCCTGGGGGAAGATGAATGA
- a CDS encoding twin-arginine translocation signal domain-containing protein encodes MDRRDFIKGAALGVGVGAIGAMGAYSYSPMRRTFLKDVKRGTENIGVCKAVKITNISETSWFDNGAFMQDVTGAGGLLVDQYTFNWPPFGNGKGVGKGSYADGIKLIKHLLPHKLDEAWQIARENSVHPDNAGGFSCLIEIEGMDGKVTKYLFDTGWNYQWMETCYKREGIDTMLANNEIAAMIQTHEHMDHFFGLPAVTKYNPDIHIYTPNTFYPSGKQYLKDCGHVGKWTEVPKGLHKIQDGVALYGFDCPIIFKVFGEISLYCNVKDIGLVSITGCCHQGIILFADTAYKTLTYENDQFYGLYGGLHISPFDDWDPKYDDLVIGLKKWDLQKVGCNHCTGLITAQKFVDAGYPVVKGTARFRSKTTNYLGNGDVIKFPS; translated from the coding sequence ATGGACAGACGAGACTTTATCAAGGGTGCGGCATTAGGGGTCGGCGTGGGCGCCATCGGCGCCATGGGCGCGTATTCATACTCCCCCATGCGCAGGACTTTTCTCAAGGACGTAAAACGCGGCACGGAAAATATCGGCGTTTGCAAGGCCGTCAAAATTACCAACATCTCCGAGACAAGCTGGTTCGACAACGGCGCCTTCATGCAGGATGTGACCGGCGCTGGCGGCCTGCTGGTAGACCAGTACACCTTCAACTGGCCTCCTTTCGGCAACGGCAAGGGCGTCGGCAAGGGCAGCTATGCCGACGGCATAAAGCTGATCAAGCATCTGCTGCCCCACAAGCTGGACGAAGCCTGGCAGATCGCGCGCGAAAACAGCGTACACCCCGACAATGCCGGCGGCTTTTCCTGCCTTATTGAAATTGAGGGCATGGACGGCAAGGTGACAAAATACCTTTTTGACACCGGCTGGAATTATCAGTGGATGGAAACCTGCTATAAGCGGGAAGGCATCGACACCATGCTGGCCAATAATGAAATTGCCGCCATGATCCAGACGCACGAGCATATGGACCACTTTTTTGGCCTGCCCGCCGTGACAAAATACAACCCCGATATTCACATCTACACGCCCAACACCTTTTACCCCAGCGGCAAACAGTACCTCAAGGACTGCGGACACGTGGGCAAGTGGACCGAAGTGCCCAAGGGCCTGCACAAGATTCAGGACGGCGTGGCCCTGTACGGCTTCGACTGCCCCATCATTTTCAAGGTATTCGGAGAAATCTCGCTGTACTGCAACGTCAAGGACATTGGCCTCGTGAGCATCACCGGGTGCTGCCACCAGGGCATCATTCTTTTTGCCGACACGGCCTACAAAACCCTGACCTATGAAAACGACCAGTTTTACGGCCTCTACGGCGGCCTGCACATCTCGCCCTTTGACGACTGGGACCCCAAGTATGACGACCTCGTTATCGGTCTCAAAAAATGGGATCTGCAAAAGGTGGGCTGCAACCACTGCACAGGGCTCATTACCGCCCAGAAGTTTGTGGACGCGGGCTACCCGGTTGTGAAAGGCACGGCGCGTTTCCGCTCCAAGACGACCAACTATCTTGGCAATGGAGACGTCATAAAGTTTCCCTCGTAA